The nucleotide window AATCTGCTATTCGTACGGATGATCCTGTGTTGTTCATCGAGTCGGCGACTTTGTATCAGACGAGAGGAGAAGTACCAGAAGGTGAACTGCTTATCCCCATCGGGAAGTCCAAGATTCAACGAGCAGGGAAAGATGTGACCATCATCACTTATAGCAAGATGCTGGATGTCTCTCTTAAGGCGGCTGATCAGCTTGCCCAGGATGGCATTGAAGCTGAAGTTGTTGACTTAAGGACTTTACGACCGTTGGATATGGGACCAGTGCTGGATTCCTTCAAGAAAACCAACCGGGCGGTAATTGTTGAAGAAGGCTGGCGATCGTACGGGGTTGGAGCCGAGGTAGCTACCAGGATTTACGAGGAGGCTTTCGATTTCATCGATGCTCCCATCCAGCGCGTTGCACAAAAGGAAGTGCCGTTGCCATATAACCACAACCTGGAGCAGCTGGCGCTCCCGCAACTTGAAGACGTGATTAAGGCAGTCAGGGAGGTGCTCTAATGGCTCAGATCATTGGGATGCCCAAGCTCGGATTTGACATGGCGGAAGGCACACTTGTACGCTGGGTGGTTAATGAGGGCGAACAGGTGACCAAGGGTGCCGTGCTGGCAGAAATTGAAACCGACAAGGCCACCGTGGAAGTTGAAGCGGAATATTCAGGGGTCCTGCTACGCCAGCTGGTGACGCAGGGCACGGTGGTACCCGTCAATGATCCAATTGCGGTGATTGGTGAAGCCGGTGAGACCGTGGACATCGATGCGCTGCTGGGAAAACAGCCAGCTGGCCAAATCCCGGCCGAGGAGAAAAAACCGGCCGAGGGACCAGCCGAAATAAAAGCTACGGCTCCCGTTGAACCACCTTCCATAGCTTCAGGCGCTGTACGGGCTTCACCCCTGGCGCGCTCGATGGCTGGCGAATTAGGGATAGATGTACGCCTGGTGAAAGGTACCGGGCCAGCTGGTCGCGTTACCAAAAAGGATATCGAAGCATATCAAGCCAGGCCGGCGGTATCAGAAGTATCGAAAGCTCCACCAGCAATGCGCATCCCCACGCTTGCTCCGGCACCAGCTTTTATTCGTGAGACGAGGACGGTCCCTCTGCCTAAGCTACGGGCAGCCATTGGGCGCAGGATGACTGAATCGATGCAGCAGGCGCCGCATTTTTATGTTACCCACGAATATGATGTAGCTGCCCTGCTTGAACGCCGCAAGGAGATTAACGCCCTGCTTCCCGAGGATGACAAGCTCTCGGTTAATGATTTTATCGTCAGGGCTGCGGCACTCTCGCTGTTGGAGTTCCCAAACCTGAACGCTTCGCTGGACCTGAAGAACAACGCCCAGGTCTACCATGGGGAGATCAATGTTGGTGTGGCGGTGGCCATGGAGAACGGCCTGCTCACCGTGGTCAACCGCAATACCGACCAAAAAACCGTCCATCAAATATCATCGGAGCTCAAGGCAATGGTGGGTCGGGCACGGGAAGGCAAGGTACGCTCAGAAGATATCGAAGGTTCCACATTCACTGTCAGCAATATGGGGATGTACGAAGTAGAACAGTTCACCGCCATCATCAATCCACCTGAAGCAGCCATCCTGGCAATCGGTTCAGCGAAACAGGTGCCCGTGGTGGTGAACGGTGAGATCAAGGTCGGTTCGCGCATGAAGATGACCTTGTCGATCGACCACCGCATCAGTGATGGGGTAGAAGGTGCCAGGTTCTTACAGGCATTGGCTAAATACATTGAAGAACCATTGAGGTTATTGATCTGAAATCATTTCTCCAGGGTTCAATACCTCAGATCGAAGGCGAGACTCATGAAATCGTTTACGTATGATCTCGGGTATTTACAAGCGGGATTGGAATCACTCGAGGCGTACATGCTTGTGGAGGAAGTGTTTTGGCCGATTAATGCCAGCCCGGCAGAGGGTGAGCCAGAGTATCCCCGCCTGACTTTGGGTAGTATGCTCCTGGCTGAGGCAAGGCTGAAGGCCTATATCCTGTCTCAAACCCAAGAAGCAGAGCGGCAGCGTGTGCTCGCTGAATTAGAACGCGTGCGTGGTAAATGGCGGGTCAATTGGGAGAAGAAAGCCAGGCATGGCATTCGCGTCAGGTTGCACATGTGGGCAGATTACCTCGAGGAATACCGCAGCAATCCCCAGGATAATGCCAGCCGGTATCGTTATGAAGTGCGTTTGAGGGCGATGCTCGAATTACTCCAGTCAGAAAGTGGGGAAAAACAACCGGTTGAAGGCGAATTATTGACTGGATTGGATCGCTATCTGAAGGGTGAGCTCGAATCCGGGGATTTCATCTGGGAGCCTGAGGTCAGGTCCAGCTTCCCCCGTGAGGCTTACTGGTACTTGTATGGAAAATTGCCACAGGGAGTCGTGGGATAGGAAAGCCATATAACTTTTACCTGAACAATGCGCATAGGCGATTTCACTCTTGTTTAGAGAGGTAGTGAAAAATCAAAATCAAGAATCATGATGTATGTAAGCCGTGGAATGTTGGGGGAATCAGCTGTAAAAAAATATCTTTAGTGGGTACTTGACTGAAGGCAAACAAGCAGGCTACGGATGATCCCTGAAGGCTCTTCCTGGGTGACTGCCACAACCGGTTGATCCAGTGCGGCTGTAACGCCTTCCTCTAGCTGCACTTCCTGGACATCTCCTGAAACATTCGATCCATCAGATTTCAGGTATGAGGCAGGTAGGAAGCCGATGGCGCCTACCTCACCTGACACGGCTTCGAGCATGGCGGTCGGGTCGGGTGCCAGCCTGGCCTCACTGGTCAGCAGCTGATCCTGCAGCACAACCTGGTCGAAAACCCTGCGTACAGGGTCTCCCTGCGGAAGGACCCAGACCTGGATGGTTTGGATTCTACCTTCCTGCCAAGATGTCATCAGGCCCGTGAAAATTGATCTGAGTTCCTCCGCGGATAACGCGGATACCTCATTCGCCTCGTTTACAATTACGACAATCTGATCCCTACCAACTTGTGATGCATACCTCCCCGCCGTCTGCTCACTGGTGGGATCCAGTATCAGCATGATTTCATCTTGCTGAATATTTTGATCCAGTTCATTGGTTGGAAGGACAAAAAGAGCGGCAAGCGGGTTTTTTGACGCACATTCTCCGAGCTGATCTACCCATGGCTGAAGGGTTGGGAGGTAGGTTACAGTGATCGCCAGGGGTGTGGGGGCAGGCGTAGCCACCTGGAGTGGGCTGCACGCTGAGAGTACTAGAATCAGGCAGAGTATAGCCAGGTGTTTCATGCTCACAAGCGAATTATATAGACAATCACGACGAGTAGTGAAACGCAAAACGAATAAATTGCGAATATGTGTAGGGATCGCTTGGCCAGGAAGCTTAACAACCAGTGGATCGCCAGGTAACCCACCACCGCGGCTGTGATGAACCCGGCCAGCAATGTGGGCAGCTGGCCTGAAAAGTTGGGTAGCTTAAGTAAATCGAGTACTGCCAACAGCCCCGCACCGAGAAACACCGGAACAGACATCAAAAATGAGAATCGGGCTGCGGCAGGCCGGTCCAAATTACGAACCATCCCACCTGTGATGGTGGAGCCGGAGCGTGAGATTCCCGGAAAAAGCGATATGATCTGAAATAATCCGATGATTAGCGCATCTAACCAGGTAGTGTTATCAAGTTGACGGTTGCGTTTACCCACCAGCTCAGCGGTCACCAGCAGGGCTGTGGTACCAAGCAGGAAAAGACCCGCAGCCAGCGGGCTGGCGAATGCCTTCTCAATCAGGTCTTTGAAAAATAACCCGGCAATCAAGGCGGGGACGGTAGCCAGGACTAAAAACCAGCCAAGGCGTGCCATTGGATCTGCGAAAGGTTTTCGCTGGATCAAACCGCTGATCACAAGCTTGATGATCTGGAACAGGTCCTTCCAGAAGTAGGCGATGACTGCCAGAAGCGTACCCAATTGAACCAGCACATCAAAAATGAACGCATCCTGGATGGTGATTTGCCAGTTAAATAGATAAGGCATGAGCACCAGGTGGGCAGAGCTTGAAATGGGTAGGAACTCGGTCAGGCCTTGGATGATGCCAAGTAGGATGGATTGAAAGATGGTCATGTGTTTCTATCCCAGTGTTCGAGAAAATTGATGGCAAATTGCTCAAACTCACCTTCCGAGATTGCCATGCGGATATCGGCCATTAAGGTAAGCAGGATATTCAGGTTGTGGATCGTCAGGAGCGTGGCTGCCAAAATTTCTTTTGACAGCACCAGGTGCCTGACATATGCACTGGAGAAATTCCGGCAGGTATAACAGGAACACTGCTCATCGATTGGGGATTTATCGGAGACGTATTTAGCGTTGGCCAGGTTGAGCCGGCCAGTGCGGGTGATAGCCGCATGGTGACGTGCCAGGCGGGTGGGCAAGACGCAGTCGAAAATGTCCACCCCGCGCTGCACACCTGTAACCAGATCTTCCGGAGAACCCACTCCCATCAGGTAACGGGGTTTGTCTTCTGGCAAGCAGCCGTCCACCAGCTCAAGGATGGAATTGGTTTCCTGCTTGGTTTCTCCAACTGACAACCCTCCGATGGCATAACCGGGCAGATCGAGGGTAGACATGAATTCAGCCGAACACTGGCGCAGCTCGGGATATACACCTCCCTGGATGATCCCAAATAATGCCTGGTCTTGGCGGGTTTTTACCTTTATACAACGCTCAGCCCAGGCATGCGTGCGTTCCATGGCAATTCTATTTGTCTCCACATCATAAGGAGGGCCACATTCATCGAACGCCATGATGATATCTGCCCCGAGATTTTCTTGGATGGCGATGGATTTTTCAGGCGTGATGCGGTGCATAGAACCATCAATGTGACTTTTGAATGTCACCCCATGTGCGTCGATCTTGCGACTTTCAGCCAGGGAGAACACCTGGAAACCGCCAGAATCGGTGAGAATCGGACGATCCCAGTGCATAAAGGAGTGCAAACCGCCCAACTCCGCAATAAGCTCATCACCCGGTCGTAGATACAGGTGATAGGTATTGGCTAATACCAGGTTGGCGTTGAGCTCTTCCAGCTGGGCTGGAGTGACGGCTTTGACGGTTGCCTGGGTTCCGACCGGTGCAAACAAGGGTGTCTCAAGGGCACCATGTGGCGTTTGAAATAAGCCCCTGCGGGCGCGGCCGCAGCGTGCCATTATATCGAAATGAAAGCCAGTACTCATGGTGAAGCCTGATTATAACCCATCCGTATGCCCCGCCGGCTAGTGTTATAATTTTCACATCGGCTAAATCATATACATTTATTAACCTGTAGACATCAAATCGCTGGTGCCTTTCCGGCGGCTTACGATGCTATCTTGCGGGCGGGGTTTACAGGAACAAACAAGGAGAGAAAAATATGCAAATCTATGATCTTCCAGGACCAAAGGCAAAAGCCATTATTGAACGTGATTCAGCTGTAATCTCACCTTCGTATGCACGCGCTTATCCATTTGTGATGGATCATGGGAAAGGGTCGGATGTATGGGATGTGGATGGCCATCATTTTCTAGATTTTGCGGCCGGTATCGCTGTGACTGCGACCGGGCATAGCCATCCCAAAGTGGTCCAGGCCATTAAGGACCAGTCGGAGAAGTTCCTTCATATCTCAGCAGATTTTTACCATGAAGCCTGGGTCAATCTCGGTGAACGCTTGGACCAGATAGCGCCTTTTCAGGAAGATGCCGTCTCGTTCATGACGAACTCCGGCACCGAGAGCGTGGAGGCAGCCATTAAGCTGGCACGTTATCATACTGGTGCTAGCCAGTTCATCGGATTTCTGGGGGCATTCCATGGACGGACCCTGGGATCATTAAGCTTCACCGCCAGCAAGCCTATATACCATGAAGGTTTTTACCCATTGATGAACGGGGTTGTACATGTACCCTATCCTGACCCGTACCGGCCGGTATTCAATCAACGCCCGGGCGAAGATTACGGCGAGACGGTGGTGAGGTATATTGAAGAGCAGGTATTGGGAAAATTACTGCCTGCAGAAGATGTCGCAGGGTTGCTGGTCGAATCGATCCAGGGTGAAGGTGGATATATCATCCCACCTGAGGGTTTCTACCCGGCGCTGCGTGACTTATGTGATCGCCATGACATCCTGCTCATTGTAGATGAGGTTCAATCAGGCATGGGGCGTACAGGCAAGTGGTGGGCAATTGAGCACTTCGGCATTGAGCCTGATATTGTGTGCGTGGGCAAAGGCATCGCTTCAGGCATCCCACTGGGGGCCATCATCGCTCGCAAGAGCATTGTCTCGTGGCCTCTGGGCTCGCACGGCAACACTTACGGTGGAAACCCAATAGCTTGTGCAGCTGCGCTGGCAACCTTGGACCTGATTCAGGATGAATATCTGCAGAATGCCCAGGAAGTGGGCGATTATACCCTGGATGCCTTGAATGAGATTGCTGTGCGCCACCCGAGTATTGGCCAGGTACGCGGTAAAGGCCTGATGATCGGAGTGGAATTTGTCAAGAACAAGCAGAGCAAGGAACCAGCCCATGACATGAGCGAGCGGATTGTCCAGCGCGCCTTTGAGCGTGGATTGCTGACATTGGGCTGTGGGAAGAGCACCATCCGCATCTCTCCATCGCTCAATATCACCAAGAGTGAGATGGATGATGGCCTGGAAATCTTCGAAGAATCGATATCCCTGGCAGAAAAGGAATTCCAAATCTCACATGTTGCCTGATTTTCGCGTCAGACAACGCGATTATTTATTAGAAATCAGCCGTGCCCTGACCCAGGAGCTTGACCTAGATAAGCTCCTGGGACGCATTCTATACATATCGGCCGAAATGCTGGCGGGTCAGGCCGGGTTGGTCGCCTTGCGGGCCGAGAAGGGTGGCTGGAAGGTGGCCACCAGCCTGGGGATCCCGTCAAGCCTGGCACGCTACCTTGAGCCAATGTTGGCTGAAATCCCCGATAACGAAGACCCGGCACGTTTCGAGCTCCCGGAAGTCAACCGCCTGCTGCAGAACCTTGCTCGAACAGTTGGCCTGGGATTGCTCACTGGGGTTGGTTTACCCCTAATCACGCGTGAAAAGGTGATCGGTGTGATTTTTGTCTTTAGGAATTATCCAGGCATATTCTCATCCAATGATCGTGCCTTATTGCAGAGCTTCGCTAACCAGGCAGCCATCGCGGTGGACAATGCCCAGCTTTACCAGCAAGTCAGCCAGGATAAGCAACGCATGGATGCCCTGCTCGACTCGGCTGCAGATGGCATCCTGATACTGTCTGCGGGTCATATCATTACCCGCTGTAACCCGGCGTTTGCCCGCATGTTGGAAGAACCCGTCAATCACATCATTGGTAAATTACATGATGAGGTCATCAGGCTGACTTGCCGCGAGGATATGCCAACTCTGGAGGAAGCGGAAACGGGTGGCTGGCCTCTAACCCCGAATGCCACGCTGTACGTTGAGGGAGACCTGCAGCGATCATCGGGAGTGCCATTGCCGGTGGGCATCACCTATGCGCCATTGATCTCTGGAAGCGGCAGCCTGTTGAACATTATCGCTACTGTGCGTGATATCACCCGTTTCAGGGAAGCAGAGGAGCTAAAAAGCACTTTCATCTCGGTGATTAGCCACGAGCTAAAAACTCCAGTAGCTCTCATCAAGGGCTATGTGGGAACCCTGCGCCGGGAAGATGCCAATTGGGACCGGGAGGTCATCAAGGACAGCCTGGCCGTGATCGAAGAAGAAGCTGACCGACTGACCGGATTGATCGAGAATCTGCTGGATGCATCCCGATTGCAAGCTGGGGGTTTGTCGATCAAAATGGCGGATATTGACCTAAAATTGATCGCTGACCGGATTGCCAAGCGCTTTCAAACCCAATCCGACATCCACGAGATTTCTGTGGATTTTCCAGAGAATTTTCCCATTGTGAATGGCGATGAGACCCGCCTCGAGCAGGTACTTTCTAACCTGGTGTCGAACGCGATAAAATATTCACCTGAAGGTGGGGAGATCAGTATCAGTGGACAAGTAAGACCCAATAACGTGATCCTGTGTGTTAGCGATCAGGGACCTGGGGTTGCCCCGGAAGATATCCCCCACATATTTGATCGTTTTTACCGCTCATCCATTGCAAAACGGACTACGAAAGGTGCCGGATTAGGTTTATACTTGGCACGCGCAGTGGTTGAAGCGCATGGGGGCCGGATCTGGGTTGACCCGCAACCTGGCAAAGGGGCGCGCATCTGTTTTTCAATACCGCGGGGTTAGATAAAGGATATTACGACCATCCGCGAAAATTCATACCCTTCGTCGTTGAGAGGGTATTTGTTATCAGGAGTTGTGCATGCCAAAGACGCGTATTAACTGTCCAAATTGCCGCCAGCCGATCATGGCAGACATCGACCAGTTGTTTGATGTCGGCCAGGACCCGACCGCCAAGCAGAAAATCCTCTCTGGGGCTTTCAACCAGGCAGCCTGCCCCAATTGTGGCTACCGGGGAATGATTGCCACACCAATTGTCTATCACGATCCGGACAAGGAGCTGTTGCTTACCTATTTTCCACCTGAGCTAAGCTTACCAATCAATGAGCAGGAACGGATCATCGGTCCCCTGATCACCCGCATCACCAATAGCCTACCCCAGGAAAAACGGAAAGCCTACCTGCTCCAGCCACAAGCGATGTTTACCTTACAAACCATGCTGGAGCGAATCCTGGCCGCAGATGGGATCACCAAGGATATGATCCAGGCGCAACAAGACCGCATGAATTTGTTGCAGCGTCTGCTCAATGCATCGGACGAAATGCTAAAGGAAATCACGAGCAAAGAAGACGCTTTATTCGACAATGATTTCTTTAACATTCTCAACCGGTTGATCGAAGCCTCCACGGTGAACGGCGACCAGGAATCAGCCAGGCGGCTGACTGAGCTACAGAAAAAGCTATTGGGCATGACAACTTTTGGTAAGCAGGTCCAGGAACAATCAAAGGACGTTGAAGCAGCGATCCAGATGTTGCAAGCGGCAGGGAAATCGCTGACGCGTGAGAAACTACTTGAAATGGTGGTCAATGCTCCCAACGAGACACAGCTGAGCGTGCTGGTCAGCCTGGCCAGAGCTGGCATGGATTACGAGTTTTTCAAGTTACTCAGTGAGAAGATCGACCGGGCACGCGGTGATGGGCGAGAACGATTGATCAAGCTGCGTGACCAGTTACTGGATATGACCCAGGCAATCGACAAACAGATGGGAGAACGCCTGGCCCAATCGCACAAGAATCTGGCAGCCATCCTGCAGTCCAAGGATATTAAAGAGACGATGGCTCAAAATCTGACCATTGTAGATGAGTTTTTCGTCCAGGCCTTCAATGAAGAAATGGAAGCTGCCCGCAAGGCCGGCGACCTCGAGAAGATCAGCAAGCTGAAACAGGTCGAAGAGGTGGTGGATAGCGCCAGTGCTCCTCCCCCCGAGGTGGAATTGATCCAGGAGTTGCTGGAAACGGCAGCATCCGAGCAGGACCTGTTCAATAGGCTTAATGAACATCGAAAAGAGATCACCCCCGAGTTTATGGAAATTCTATCCAGCCTGGTAGCCAGGACTGATTCGGGTGAAGATGAGGAGCTTAAAGCTCGTTTGAACCGGGTTTTTAGCGCCGCTCTCCGGCTAACCATGTCGGAGAAATTATGAGGGGCAACAAAATCGGGGCTGTTTGTCAGCCCCGATTTTTCTATGAAACAGGTGGGTTATCCAACCGAAGCCCGTGGCCGCGCACAGTGATAAGGAATTGATGTCTGTTGTCGATTGCTGCTAACCGGTCGCGCAGCCGGCGGACGAGGGCATCCAGGGCCTGCTCCGAGATTCCGACCGCATCTTCTTTTCCCCAGACTGCCTGGATCAATTCAACCCGGCTAACCACCCGACCTGGATTGTCGTATAGCACTTCCAGCAGCTGGTATTGTGATACAGAAAGGGGAGGCAGTAATTCAACGTCGCCAATCCACACCCGCCGCGCCCGTTTCTCAAGGCGGAGCCTGGTAGGTGCAGGAGCTGTTTCTGCCGGCTTTTGGCTTGAGAGCTCCAGAGGTATGGTGGAGTCAGAACTCATATAAACGAATTGCTGGGCGAGGGCGATCTGAATAACATCGCCATCTTGCAAGATCACCGGTTCGATCACCACCTGACCATTGACATGGGTTCCGTTTTTGCTGCCCAGGTCTTCAAGCTGGATACCTTGAGCCTGGGGGATGAACCTGGCATGGTAGCGGGATACCTGGCGATCCTGGATGATCACCGTGCATGAATCATCCCGCCCTACGATGACATCGCCTCTCAGCAACCATCGTTGACCATTTAATGGACCAGTTTGGGCAATCAGCAACGGGAAGTCTTCAGTCTCCAGTGCCATGGTCTTATCCTCGATTATTTACTCTGGAAACCCGCATATGATTAGTGAATGATTAATATACCATGATTTTTTATGGTAAAAAGACCGGTTTCTCGCGGTCCGTCAGATTAATCACGATAGCCTGGCTGGCTCTCACCAGGTTACCAGGGGTGATCAGGATTTCGTTTCCCCACACCCCAGCGCCAACTGCCAGGATGGGTTGGTTCAGCATGTCCAGATCCAGGAATGACCTGAAGCCTTCAGGCTGCCAGGAAAATGGAGGGATGGAGCCGACCCGGTAACCGGTTGTCTGGAGCACCATCTCAGGATTAGCCAGCTGGATATTTCGGGAGTCTGCAGCCTTTTTAAGATGTCCGGAGACCACGTTCTGATCGCCGCCCACCATGACCAAAATCCGTTCAGCCTTGTCCGTTTCAAAGATGAGGGTTTTGATCGCCTGGTGCTCGCTGATTCCAAGCACATTGGCTACTTGTGAAGCTCCTTTGGGTGTGGATATTGGAAAAATTGCCGTGGTGTACGGAATCGCCAGGTTATCCAGGAAGCGATGGGCAGGAAGCATAATATTATTATATCTGCTAATTCTGAGAATCAGCGTCGTTTACCAATCACCCATTCTTTCAGCAAGCAAAGGTATAATATCCTTATCCGGAACGCCACCGGATAAAAAAACATGCCGACGCCCCTTAAGACTGGAGAAGTCCTGAGAAGTCGCTATAAAATACGTCGGGTTATTGGGCACGGGGGCATGGGAAGCATATATCTTGCGGACGATCTCCGCCTGGAAGGGCGACAATGTGCGTTGAAAGAGGTCGAGCATGACCGCACATTACCGCAGGAAATTGTTCAACAGGCCCGCGAACAATTCCTCCGCGAAGCGACTGTTTTA belongs to Anaerolineales bacterium and includes:
- a CDS encoding alpha-ketoacid dehydrogenase subunit beta, encoding MPRITMREAISQALWEEMERDQDVFILGEEVGVWGGSYAVTKGFFDHFGAERVKDTPISEAAIVGAAIGAALTGLRPVAEIMTINFAFSAFDHIVNQAAKLHYMFAGQMRVPLVIRTVSGGGRQLAATHSQTPDVIFAHFPGLKVVAPGTPEDAKGLLKSAIRTDDPVLFIESATLYQTRGEVPEGELLIPIGKSKIQRAGKDVTIITYSKMLDVSLKAADQLAQDGIEAEVVDLRTLRPLDMGPVLDSFKKTNRAVIVEEGWRSYGVGAEVATRIYEEAFDFIDAPIQRVAQKEVPLPYNHNLEQLALPQLEDVIKAVREVL
- a CDS encoding deacylase, coding for MLPAHRFLDNLAIPYTTAIFPISTPKGASQVANVLGISEHQAIKTLIFETDKAERILVMVGGDQNVVSGHLKKAADSRNIQLANPEMVLQTTGYRVGSIPPFSWQPEGFRSFLDLDMLNQPILAVGAGVWGNEILITPGNLVRASQAIVINLTDREKPVFLP
- a CDS encoding dihydrolipoamide acyltransferase — encoded protein: MAQIIGMPKLGFDMAEGTLVRWVVNEGEQVTKGAVLAEIETDKATVEVEAEYSGVLLRQLVTQGTVVPVNDPIAVIGEAGETVDIDALLGKQPAGQIPAEEKKPAEGPAEIKATAPVEPPSIASGAVRASPLARSMAGELGIDVRLVKGTGPAGRVTKKDIEAYQARPAVSEVSKAPPAMRIPTLAPAPAFIRETRTVPLPKLRAAIGRRMTESMQQAPHFYVTHEYDVAALLERRKEINALLPEDDKLSVNDFIVRAAALSLLEFPNLNASLDLKNNAQVYHGEINVGVAVAMENGLLTVVNRNTDQKTVHQISSELKAMVGRAREGKVRSEDIEGSTFTVSNMGMYEVEQFTAIINPPEAAILAIGSAKQVPVVVNGEIKVGSRMKMTLSIDHRISDGVEGARFLQALAKYIEEPLRLLI
- the uppP gene encoding undecaprenyl-diphosphatase UppP, giving the protein MTIFQSILLGIIQGLTEFLPISSSAHLVLMPYLFNWQITIQDAFIFDVLVQLGTLLAVIAYFWKDLFQIIKLVISGLIQRKPFADPMARLGWFLVLATVPALIAGLFFKDLIEKAFASPLAAGLFLLGTTALLVTAELVGKRNRQLDNTTWLDALIIGLFQIISLFPGISRSGSTITGGMVRNLDRPAAARFSFLMSVPVFLGAGLLAVLDLLKLPNFSGQLPTLLAGFITAAVVGYLAIHWLLSFLAKRSLHIFAIYSFCVSLLVVIVYIIRL
- a CDS encoding histidine kinase, which translates into the protein MMAWKSSKNRYPWQKRNSKSHMLPDFRVRQRDYLLEISRALTQELDLDKLLGRILYISAEMLAGQAGLVALRAEKGGWKVATSLGIPSSLARYLEPMLAEIPDNEDPARFELPEVNRLLQNLARTVGLGLLTGVGLPLITREKVIGVIFVFRNYPGIFSSNDRALLQSFANQAAIAVDNAQLYQQVSQDKQRMDALLDSAADGILILSAGHIITRCNPAFARMLEEPVNHIIGKLHDEVIRLTCREDMPTLEEAETGGWPLTPNATLYVEGDLQRSSGVPLPVGITYAPLISGSGSLLNIIATVRDITRFREAEELKSTFISVISHELKTPVALIKGYVGTLRREDANWDREVIKDSLAVIEEEADRLTGLIENLLDASRLQAGGLSIKMADIDLKLIADRIAKRFQTQSDIHEISVDFPENFPIVNGDETRLEQVLSNLVSNAIKYSPEGGEISISGQVRPNNVILCVSDQGPGVAPEDIPHIFDRFYRSSIAKRTTKGAGLGLYLARAVVEAHGGRIWVDPQPGKGARICFSIPRG
- a CDS encoding tRNA guanosine(34) transglycosylase Tgt gives rise to the protein MSTGFHFDIMARCGRARRGLFQTPHGALETPLFAPVGTQATVKAVTPAQLEELNANLVLANTYHLYLRPGDELIAELGGLHSFMHWDRPILTDSGGFQVFSLAESRKIDAHGVTFKSHIDGSMHRITPEKSIAIQENLGADIIMAFDECGPPYDVETNRIAMERTHAWAERCIKVKTRQDQALFGIIQGGVYPELRQCSAEFMSTLDLPGYAIGGLSVGETKQETNSILELVDGCLPEDKPRYLMGVGSPEDLVTGVQRGVDIFDCVLPTRLARHHAAITRTGRLNLANAKYVSDKSPIDEQCSCYTCRNFSSAYVRHLVLSKEILAATLLTIHNLNILLTLMADIRMAISEGEFEQFAINFLEHWDRNT
- a CDS encoding aspartate aminotransferase family protein (catalyzes the formation of succinate semialdehyde and glutamate from 4-aminobutanoate and 2-oxoglutarate), with amino-acid sequence MQIYDLPGPKAKAIIERDSAVISPSYARAYPFVMDHGKGSDVWDVDGHHFLDFAAGIAVTATGHSHPKVVQAIKDQSEKFLHISADFYHEAWVNLGERLDQIAPFQEDAVSFMTNSGTESVEAAIKLARYHTGASQFIGFLGAFHGRTLGSLSFTASKPIYHEGFYPLMNGVVHVPYPDPYRPVFNQRPGEDYGETVVRYIEEQVLGKLLPAEDVAGLLVESIQGEGGYIIPPEGFYPALRDLCDRHDILLIVDEVQSGMGRTGKWWAIEHFGIEPDIVCVGKGIASGIPLGAIIARKSIVSWPLGSHGNTYGGNPIACAAALATLDLIQDEYLQNAQEVGDYTLDALNEIAVRHPSIGQVRGKGLMIGVEFVKNKQSKEPAHDMSERIVQRAFERGLLTLGCGKSTIRISPSLNITKSEMDDGLEIFEESISLAEKEFQISHVA